The Poecilia reticulata strain Guanapo linkage group LG10, Guppy_female_1.0+MT, whole genome shotgun sequence sequence ttgcaaCTCATCACCCAAGTTCCTTCAGTTGTTGATGCTAATGGCAAGAACgatctcctgcagcagtctgtgttacagaaaatctgaagaagcctctgacttaAGACACTTTGAGGAAAATCTTGTGAAGAGGGAGCTCAGAGTTGTCTGTAATCCTCCTTTCATCATCTCCGCAGGTTCCAGTCGTCCCcacaacagaacaaaaccagCCTTCTTTGTCAGCTTGAGCATTTTTTAAttctgatgctgccaccccAACAGATGAAGGCAGAAGCGATTACATTCTCAACAACCGACTTCCACGAAGAGTGAACACCCCAGCCCTCCTCAAAAATAAGCATCTTATTTAAATCTGGGCAAAGGAGGAACCATTCAgaacaatattatttaatttctctaaCAGGCTACATACAGAAATTAAACCTGGTGCTTTTGGGTTTTCTGAAAGTTAGTACATATTTAATTCACTGCTTGAACTCGTTTTTAATGCAGTATTGCATGGTTTAGTAACTGAATTTACACttctgtatttaaaatctgGCCATAATTATCATATTggtaatatataatttttttatagatctttagttttctgtaaggccaaataaaacagaagaataaGAGTGAAAAGCAGCTGAATGTATAACCACCACACTTTTCACAATTTGATGTAAAACTAATGAAACCATctatttttgttccatttctcATTGCTAAGCTATCCtctgttggtctatcacatgaaatctgctgataaaatgtaaatgatgcATATGGACAACCATGTTGCCTCTTGAACTCCTTTAAATCTGCCTCCAGTTTCTCATCGTCTGGCCCAAAACTACCACACATGGGAAACGACGGAGCACTTTGGTGGATATCCATGTCAACAGAACCGCAAGCGACCCGCTCCGACAAAACGAGACGCTTCAAATAAAGACTGAAATCAAAGTTTCATTGAGATCTTTATGAGGCACACAGCTCATGAAACACTCCCCATTTCTAATTctaccaacacaaacacacagaacagaGGCATCGTCACAAATACACTTCCAGATCACCGACAGACACAAATGGAATGATTTCACGTGGGCCGATCAGCAGATGGGAGAATAAAACCTGCATTAAATCAGTTAGTTTACATGTGAACAGTATTAAAACATGGGTTAAACTGAAGCATGAGGCCTGCTGTTGGTGCCAACAGAAGGTAAAGGATTTGATCTAAAATTTAACCTATGAATGCATCATCAAATACTTAAATCTAATGAATCCAGAACGgtggaacaaaatgaaaatcagttaaataaaaagtttatttaatcggaaaacaacaaaaacggaTGACCCAGAATTTAGCAGGACCACCTGAAACAGCGCCTCCTCTGAACGGAGGAGTTATTGCAAGGTGATGATATATTATGGGATGTGCTGCTGGGCAAACCAGAAGGTTTCAGTCAAAACGAGGCTGAGTTCCTCAGCCATCATAAAAAAGGAAGAGCGGCTGGAGACCAGCGAAGCAGCcaatcacatttataaaaaataaaaataaaaaaaagaaacgttagTAAAAAGGAAAACTCAGAGCGATCCTTtacaagttctttttttatttgtagtaaaATCAAACATCTAACTAACAGTTTCACTCAGTCCTTTTTCCTCTAGGCTCTAATATTCAGAGTAAAGGCCTTTAAGATAATGAAAATGTCGATAGTCCGTGTGCTTGAATGGATCAGGTCAAAAACTCCTAGTCACATCTAAACAGTCTGAAAGAAGAAGAGCCCAGCTGtgtgtgaggaagaggaggttaTCTACTGGGGTGAAAGGTCACAGCTCCACTGAGTCGTCCTGGTGATCACATGATGTAGACCTTCTCTGCCTGAGAGAAGCTGAACACCTCTTTGGTTCTGGGACAGACCACTTTGTCGTCCTGGCGGATGGACAGCAGGGACTGGAGGACAGCAGGAGGAGAGCGGCACATTTTAAAGatcacaaaaaacacacaacgcaacagaaacaacaaataaaacgaCTTATTTAGTCTGTAAGGACaattgttcttcaaaaaaaggATTTAGCTGAGAGAAAAGCGTCAGACTTTAATCGTCCAGGTTTTGGGAGAAACAACAATGATGCAGATGGAGCTCGTTTCATTCAACAGGcccgtttgtgccgctatcattttaaagatattaaaaaacatttccaaaggtcatcagaggtcaacCTCACCAACAAATTTGGTGTCAACTcagctacgtttgtgcagcaaaacatttttgtttctgctgcttttgctttgaagatattgatgatgactttttattaaaatcgtTAAACTCTAGCGGCTCAAACAGGTTTGTGCTGCCAAACGTTTGGCTCCGGTTCTGCCAGCTGTGACTGGACTCACGTTGTAGCCGTAGACGTATCCGTTGGGCAGCATCATGGGCGGGTTGTTCTCGTTCATCACCTCCCCAGAGATCTTACACACCAGCCTGGAGTTGGCGCAGTGAGCCATCGGCAGCGGCTGGGCCAGCTTGTTCAGGGACTTGCTGCACACGGGGCAGTCTGGGTTTTTAGAGGAGCCGTCCTCCTTGTAGCACTGACTGGACCGGCAAGTTAAAGAACGGAACCAGGACAGGGACCAataccaggaccaggaccagctgTGTACAGCAGTATGGATggatttcaaagtttttaaagttcaagATGAAGGaagctgataaaaacaaaaatctaacaaCAGAGTTCAGATAAAACATGGCCGCTCAGACTGCAGACGCTCTCAAAGTGTCGGATATAATTTATGGCAGTGGAACGGATCGGTTTTGGTCGTTCAGATTGCTGGGAAACGTGGTTTCATTCAGCGgctaaaactgaacaaatttcACCTCAGATCTGCTTCCATGAGGGTTCAAAGCGTTTAGATCAGAGTTTAGATGCTTTTAAAGACATATCTGATAATGAGTTTATAGCTTTTTATTATGCTGTATTGTTCATTTCAATTATATTCCAGTaaccatttatgttttattattttattgccGTTCAATACTTATATTTACAATGTCTGCTCTTAACTacagtgtttttatgttattttaatttctccTTCTCGTCTTCTacaactcattttattttccttctttttaattctttatttattaacaaCGTTGACCTGATTTGATCGTTCTGATAACCTCAGTGGGTCTGTCGTTCTGTTTTCAGACTCAGTAAAGCCCTTTGAGTTCCAGCTGTAccaaaagtattttataaataacatttccagGAAATCGCATaaacctgaataaaaaaaaaactaaaacctttGAGGCCTGTGAACCAGATCCTCTGGGTTAAACTGGTCCTGCTTAAGATAACATTTACTAAACTAACTAAATACACATCACAAACTGCACTTTAAAGGATCTgttcttcatgatgtaagtatTATTTTGATCCCTGAGAAACGAGCCGTTACCAGTCGAGTGAACTGGTAATTAGAGTGGATCAGTGTGGTTTCTGCAGGAAGCCAGTGGGAGTGAAGGATACGGAGTCTTGATGGCAGACAGGCCGGCCTGCAGGGTGATGGTGAACACAGAGTTGTTTCCCAGCTGGTGGAGTCTGTAGTTGTCGTATCTGAACTGCTGGATCAGCATCTTCCAGCGAGCCGGGTCCAGAAGGTCCTGATGGgaacagaaacaagacaaagTTCCCCCTGAAGTTACCAAAAATCAGACGTGCTCTCTGTGAGGCGAGAGGAGCTTCCACAGCTCCGGCTGCTGCAAGGAGACGAGGTTCTACCTCATCCTCACCGatcaggaaccagaaccgggacaaacagaaacaaggtGAAACATGAAGAGGtcagataataaaatattttcaaattatgtaatttttttcctaccGTTCATTTCAAACTGGATGTGGGTCAAGATGAAAGTACATTTCTAACAACTTTATGACGTCTGGCCTGAAAACAGGACAAACCTGATCAAATGTTTCAACACTAACTACGGAGGGCCAAAggggacaaaattaaataaagttaatagaaaattaatttcttaaatatatcaggaaatcattaaaatttaaattcataatAGATGAAGTTGAtaattaaagtgtaaaaaaaagaatcagccTAAACTATTATAGTTCAACAGAGTTCACAGCATACATACATAAATTATCTGCATCATCCATTATACGTTTGCATTTTAGTGATAtttaataaagacattttctactaacattttttaataattatttttttctcctttcactatttattgtacttatttttttcattcctgcTATGGACCGGGACACTGTATCTTTAATAAAAAGCTTGAATTGAAGATGATTTAACTATGTATTCATCTAATTTTGGCCcttttggtcctccataaaaacagatcattaaaatgttaatcttttttttttaactgtgaatTTTTACAAACAGATTTCTTAAATTATAAACTGTGTTTACACTAATCTGTCATTTACTGTAGAATAAAACTGGACTCATATCAGTTTTATTCTCTGGAGATGATATGACCCGACTCATGTCAGGTCCAGTTCATATTCACCCTGCAACTGTTTACCATTTtcactaatttaacaaaaacagagaaccTAATTGATTCTGTCatgattataaaataataaaaagctcatttgatttaaaactagAGCAAATCAAAGTTAATCTGTAGTCctttaaatgcagtttaatcTTATTAAAAGACAACAGGCGCCTCCTGGTGGCGGGAAACTGGTATTACAGTAATTTGCTTTACATATTTGCACCTCTGTGGAAGCTGCAGTGTGTTTATGAGCTGGTAATGCTGTGATGAAGCCCAGGACTGCTACCTTATAGGGGGAGATGTGTGTATCTGATGGGAAGGCCAGCATGCCCATCACCTGCCGGACCTCATCCAGCTGCCCTCCTTCTGCCTGACTGAAATGCTTCCTCGCATGTCTGACATAAACAGAGAGCAAACATAAGGGagacagtttgaaaaaaaaaaaaggaaaacagcacATCAATCATGGTTTGTTGTGATAAAGTGTGGGAGTTACCGCACTGCATCCATGCGCTTGTTCTGTCTGATGAGCTCAATAAACTCCTGAATTCTCAGACTAAACTCCAGGCAGCTCTGCAAAACCAAAAACTATTATTACTATTAGAGccataaaacagttttagatAGTTCCCAAAGCTtcaaaaatcattaaatgaaCATGAGGAACAGCTTATTTTAGACAACTGGGTCAGTCAGCCCACTGCTGCTGTGGTACCAGGTTCTAGGGTAAAAAGTGTCTTTCTTCTGGGCCGGTCCAGACCTTCAACCCTGATAGGAGCCAGAAGTTTGCTGATGGCTACAGAACATCtgtgtgtatgtaaatatttgaccCTGTGAGGATTAGAGAAATCTCAAACATAAATTCAAACccagtttttgttaaataaatcattaaaatcccAACCTTACTGTAACAGTTTCGTCTCTAATGAGGCTCCATAGACCTCAGGTCCCTTCAAAGCTCCACTTTGTGTTCATTtccatgtttaaaaacataattactatttaattttttgacaGCACCTAAATGAGGAGAAACTTGAGTTTCTGagtgtttattttgatgtttttattctgtattcaGAGAAACCTAAAGCATCCTCACTGCCACCCTGTATCTGAATATGAAGGTTTCTCAATATTGCTGCTAAATGCTGCATGCTAGGTACCTTCATCTTGCGGAGGCGGGACTTGTTGTCATGGCACCAGGCGAGGCAGGTGGCCGTTTCCTGCCTCTCCAAAgactcctccacctcctttgctGTGAGGAACATCTCGATGTTCACCAGATCCTGGAAAGATGGCAAGAGTCGATCCTTTCAGATTAAAGTCAGGATGAGGAAAATGAAGTTTGTTTCATGAGCAAATGCAGAACCTCTATGCCGCTCTGCCTGGCCAGCTTGACGGCGGTGTTGTAGTAGCCGCAGCGCAGCAGATGCTCCACCATCATGCGGTCCATGCGTTTCTTCTTCCACAGGTTGACCGAACCCGGCTGGTCGCTGCTGTGCTCCTTCAGGTGCTCGATGCGACGCTTACACAGCTTGGCGCTCTCATCCTCCGCTTGAATCGACTCAGCAGCCTTCAGAAAGCAGACCGGACGCTTACGCTGAATTACAACAAAATGGAGCCTGTTTTCTGGCTCCCTATTCCACAGGACacacaaatctaaaaagtgCTCCAATATGCTGAGAAAAAATGAATCTGATACGTTAAACAGAACATCCATGTTAGGTCTGTGAAACATTACTTACTAGCTGAAGTGTTTAGTGTAGGTCCAAGAGCGAGAGCAGGACCAGCTCAAAgacttgaattatttgtttagctttctgaccgtgatGCTAATCCGGTGAGCGTTGGTAGCTGTGCGccgctttacctgctgtctggatCCGGATGTccttttttcctgctttgagcctcaatgtagccaaactctgtcaagtgtttgttttttaaatatcattttaaattggTTGTGTTGATGCGTTTTGTCGTGCTTCACCTCCGAggtaattttccgccgcaacacgcaaacgtccccattttCTCTCAGAGCGTTAAAGTTCCACACAacaggatttgttgctgtgcgcTTGTGCAAtgtgaaagaaagaggagaccagctgcacatgTAGGCTGCGAAGTGAGATAaatgtgatcggcaacaagagacagtgATCAGCGATCACCGGtccactttttcacagaaatcggcTGCTTATGattggtggccgatcgatcggcacacctctactaatAACCAGATTATTAAATACAATCATGACATCATAAAAAAGAGggtaaataagaataaaaaaatgctttatggTGTTTTTGGAAGCTAATCAGAATAGAATTTGTTATGATTTGTTCAGATGCATTATAGTATAACCTCATCAGAATTATTGAATGTTTCTCCAACTCAAGAATAGTAAAAGTTTatgaaaagatacaaataaGTAGAAATACCAGATTTTACCTGGCTAAATCAAGTACAAAAAACATGGAGTCATTTTAATATCTCCCTGTTTGATGTTTATTCTGCATAATGAGCTTGATTTCTAACTAGTagcaaacaacaacatttaCTGCGAACAAAGCCGCAGTCTGTCAGCTCCATTTTGTAAACAACCCAGGACGTTCCGACGTCGCCATAGAGACGGTAATGGAATGTACGCATGCGCAGGAAGCAccacaacaaacaggaaaaaaactacacaaataAAAGCTAGAGATTCAACCCACCCGGTCTTCgtttataaagaaaacatatgGACTAATTTTGGTTTCTAATAAACTCCCGGAAAGACAGCGATTGACCGAGTTCAGGGTTCTGAAGTTGTAGTTGTCAAACTAATGCTAAATTTGGCCAGTAGGACAAAGTCTCACGGCAGTAAAAACTCAACACTGGACACAAATGACGTCAAAAATGCTAAGTGTGGTTAAAACTGCAACATGTGGTTCCATTTTCACACCGCACTGCGTTAAACGCAGCCCGTTTCCCTCCTCAcatgtgggggcgctgcacctagaaccactgaaggaaactaTACAGAAACTTTCGGAGACACGGAGcgcaaaaaaatcaaaactaaagagtggcgtcagattttagcgggtGGAGGATTCCTCGTTTGTCTGTCCAAATACcgcgagccatttctcccgctagcgctGGGCGTTCACGTTTGTTTTGgctgcatttacccagaatgccctgcgctgtagtccgcttcctgctttcgGAGTGGTCTCCGGCTTTTGTACCGCGCCAGAGTCGATTTCAACCGaaccgataccgataccgaggTTTGCAGGCGGACAAAAAGTTTCGATTAGGCGTTCAAACCTAACTAAACGAACCGAaccttctggaaaaaaaacaactggagtTCGAACAAAGCGGCCGGctggttgccatgacaaccacCACCTTTAATTGGCGATAtgcctgttaaaaaaaatgtttttgatgctgAATTTagaaaccacttttttttttttttttagaaggaatAGAGCGACTTTTTTACAGTCTCATAACATCCACCCTCCATAGATCCGGTACGGTCCGGTCGTTTCAACCCGACCGGATCCCTCACCTTCCTCTTCAGGGCGCTGAGTTTCTCCACCACCCCGTCCAGCAGCGACACCACGGAGTCAACCACCGGGAAGCTGCTGAGCGTCTTCTCCAGCTCCGCCACCACCATGGTCACGTGACTCGTCTCCCGGTCGATGTTCTTCTGGGCCGCTCGGAACCGTTTGTTCAGGGTCTCATACGGAACCTGGAAACACAGCAGCCTTACGTCACGGCTAAAGGGTCAAAGAACCGGTTCAGATCGTTCATTCAAGAACAAGCATGCGTCACAAACACGCATAAACATGCagggaattaaattaaaaggagCTCGATTCCCTTCCACAGATGACGTCAACCAAATGATaatcataaagtaaaaacatttttattataaaagttacatactaccGCTGTAATTCCAGTAAATGTCACCAGATTTTACTGCTCCTTCTGTTAACATTCAGTACAAGACAAAATATTATGTTGAAATAATgttaagaacattttaatagtGGAGCATGCAGAGGACGGCGCTGATccactgaatgaatgaatgaatcccTCCTCTTCGGTTAATTTCACTGGAAAACTGTGCCAACACTCCAGCAGGAACTAATGGATCCCATTCAGAAATCTGTTGAAGTCCACCAGCAGAGTGGGAGCGTCTGCTTCAGCCATGAAGCGACTGTCTGTCCTCACAGACTGAGAGACATCTGCTGAGACGTGTGTTGGTTTCTGTAACAGTCACCCAGCTTTATGTCCGCCTCTCAGGCTCCGTCCGTCTGTTTATTGCTTCATTTAGACCCTGGAAGGTTTCCACATAGTGCcatttacagcacaatcaaccaccagttattataaaaatgcaacaaatatcaaatatgaattAAAGGAATATGGCTTTGTAATTTAACTCATTGAAatcgggcctctgtctctttaaaaactcctctttctgaagctccgcctccaggaagtcatccaacatggctcctctattaaccctttaatgtttttaccagtgttgctctgagcagcagctcctataatgagctcagcaggtgtttgccatttgctgctggctagtctagaggagctgagtggggaggagctgcgcctcgaaggcggggctagggccacaactgaatggttgccatgaagATTAAATAACTTCTCGAACATGTATGGAAGAATTAAGACAACAAAAAGCACAGTggcaaaactttaaactgctgctgtgccagttactcaacaggccgttgctaggtaaccaaagaattagtgagttgctaggtaaccaaagagcgagaaCTAAAATGggcagattaaaaatatatattttacatgatGCTGCTCctgtaaaaaagtaaataggATGAggcaaaaaatatgtaaactaagagaatttattatttaaatatagtcataatattagcaaaAGAAAGATGCACTTTTActagaaaaacatcttaaaattatgaggaaaaaagtcGTTATAATGAGCGTCATCAGGATGAGCTCTGGATAACTGGACTGCAAGACgtcagaaaaacatatttttcctccaacgtCCAACTGGTCAAATAGAAAACTGGCATATAGAAGGAGCTGCTATGAGAGTCTAATCGTTTAATATCCCtcagaaaaaatacaacaagtttctgcacaaaaatgcaaaatgatgCAAAACCTGATCTATGGAAAAATATTAATCCAATTGctgctgaaataataaaaagtactAATAAGTCATAAGAGTGTTATGCACagaatgtaattattattttagtccTTTAATCCACAAAGTTAAACAGAAAAGATGACAGATGGTTTTCTAAGGTTATAAAGTGATGAAAATgggaataaaacaataaagttttatttaaaataaaataaaatctgactgtTTCAAGGCAGAATATTCTGTTAGTTTTTAACTAGGAGAGAATCTCATTCTGCTGtcgggctgaaacgattaatcggattattgaaataatcatcaactaatatagtaatcgattaatcaataactggAGTATATAGAGTCAAAATGAAAC is a genomic window containing:
- the maea gene encoding E3 ubiquitin-protein transferase MAEA, which codes for MAVQETAAQLSMALKVQEYPTLKVPYETLNKRFRAAQKNIDRETSHVTMVVAELEKTLSSFPVVDSVVSLLDGVVEKLSALKRKAAESIQAEDESAKLCKRRIEHLKEHSSDQPGSVNLWKKKRMDRMMVEHLLRCGYYNTAVKLARQSGIEDLVNIEMFLTAKEVEESLERQETATCLAWCHDNKSRLRKMKSCLEFSLRIQEFIELIRQNKRMDAVRHARKHFSQAEGGQLDEVRQVMGMLAFPSDTHISPYKDLLDPARWKMLIQQFRYDNYRLHQLGNNSVFTITLQAGLSAIKTPQCYKEDGSSKNPDCPVCSKSLNKLAQPLPMAHCANSRLVCKISGEVMNENNPPMMLPNGYVYGYNSLLSIRQDDKVVCPRTKEVFSFSQAEKVYIM